CTTCCCGATCGACCCGCCGCACGTCCCCGACGAGAACCCCACCGGCGACTACCGCCGCAGCTTCGATCTGCCCGCCGACTGGCCGACCGCCCGCGAGGGCGCCCGCGCGCTGCTCCGCTTCGACGGGGTCGACTCCTGCTTCGCCGTCTCGGTCAACGGCACCCCGCTCGGCCACGCCAAGGGCAGCCGACTGGTCCACGAGTTCGAGGTCGGCGGGCTGCTGCGCCCGACGGGCAACACCGTCGAGGTGCGGGTGCACCAGTGGTCCAGCGGAAGCTACCTGGAGGACCAGGACATGTGGTGGCTCTCCGGCATCTTCCGCGACGTCACCCTGCTGGCCCGGCCGGAGGCGGCCCTCGACGACTTCTTCGTGCACGCGGGCTACGACCACGCCACCGGCGCAGGCCGGCTGGTCGTCGAGACGGCGGGACCCGGCGTCAGGCTCAGCGTCCCCGAGCTCGGCCTGCACGACGTCGACCCGGTCGGCCCGCACCTGATCGACCACGTCGAACCCTGGTCCGCCGAGGTCCCACGCCGCTACGAGGCGGAGCTGCGCGGCGAACGTGAGACGGTCCGGCTGCGGATCGGCTTCCGCAGCGTCGCCGTCGGCGACGGCCTGCTGACCGTGAACGGCGGGCCGGTCACGCTGCGCGGCGTCAACCGCCACGAATGGCACCCGGAGCACGGCCGCGCCCTGGACCGGGAGACCATGCTCGCCGACGTGCTCCTGATGAAGCGCCACCACGTCAACGCGGTCCGCACCAGCCACTACCCGCCGCACCCCGCCTTCCTCGACCTGTGCGACGAGTACGGGCTCTACGTCGTCGACGAGTGCGACCTGGAGACCCACGGCTTCGAGCAGATCGGTTGGCGCGGCAACCCGAGCGACGACCCGCGCTGGCACGACGCCCTGCTGGACCGGATCGCGCGCACCGTCGAACGGGACAAGAACCATCCCTCGGTGCTGCTCTGGTCGCTCGGCAACGAGTCCGGCACCGGCCGCAACCTGGAGGCGATGGCGCACTGGTGCCGCACCCGCGACCCCGAGCGCCCGATCCACTACGAGGGCGACCGGGACAGCGGCTACGTCGACGTGTACTCGCGGATGTACGCCACGCACGAGGAGGTCGACGCGATCGGCCGGCGCGCCGAGGAGCCGACCGGCGACCGGTCCCTCGACCCGCACCGGCGCGCGCTGCCCTTCGTGCTCTGCGAGTACGCCCACGCGATGGGCAATGGGCCCGGCGGACTCGGCGAGTACCAGCAGCTGATCGATCGCCATCCCCGGGTCCAGGGCGGCTTCGTCTGGGAGTGGATCGATCACGGCATCGCCCGCACCGACGACCGGGGCCGCCGCTGGTACGCGTACGGCGGAGACTTCGGCGAGGAGCTGCACGACGGCAACTTCGTCGCCGACGGCCTGCTCTTCCCCGACCGCACCCCCTCCCCCGGCCTGGTCGAGTACGCGAAGGTGATCGCCCCGGTCCGGCTGGAACCCGAGGGCGAGGGCAAGGCCCTGCGCGTCCGCAACGACTACGACGTCCGCTCCCTCGCGCACCTCGCCCTCGACTGGACCCTGGAGCGCGACGGAACCGCCGTCGCCCGCGGCGCCCTCGACCTGCCGCCCCTGGAGCCCGGCGCGGACGTGTCGCTCCCGCTCGACCCCATCCCACGCCCGTCCCCCGGCTCGCCCGGCTCCGAACTGTGGCTCACCGTCAGCGCCCGGCTGGCGAAGGACGAACCGTGGGCCGACGCCGGCCACGAGGTCGCCTGGACCCAGCTCAGGCTCGACGCCGGCGCATCCACCGCATCCACCGCATCCACCGCATCCACCACCGATCCCGCGCCGCGAACCCCCGACCCCGACGGTCTGCTGCGCGCCGTGGCCGACGCCCGCCTGGACGTCTGGCGCGCGCCGACCGACAACGACCGGGGCGGCCAGGAACACGCGCTCGCCCGCGTCTGGGAGCTGGCGGGCCTGCACCGGATGCGGCACCGCACCGTCGACGAGGTCACCGCGGACGGCGTCCGGACCGTCCGCAGCCGGGTCGCCCCGGCCGCCTCCGACCTCGGGCTGCTGGCCACCTACCGCTGGCACGCCGAGGGCGGGGGCCTCCGCCTCGACCTGACGGTCGAGCCGGACGGAGGCCCGGCCCGCTGGGGCGACCTCACCCTGCCCCGCCTCGGCCTGCATCTCGCACTCCCGGACACGCTGGTCGACGTCACCTGGTTCGGCCTCGGTCCGGGCGAGTCGTACCGGGACAGCCGGGCCGCCGCGCGGGTGGGCCGTTGGGCGATGCCGGTCGCCGCGCTGCAGACCCCCTATCTGCGCCCGC
This genomic interval from Streptacidiphilus rugosus AM-16 contains the following:
- a CDS encoding glycoside hydrolase family 2 TIM barrel-domain containing protein, which gives rise to MPQPYVVDFTPGSGSIPPRSTADSDAPALSLNGTWEFRLDHGPWTTLPVPAHWQLHGHGAPAYTNVSYPFPIDPPHVPDENPTGDYRRSFDLPADWPTAREGARALLRFDGVDSCFAVSVNGTPLGHAKGSRLVHEFEVGGLLRPTGNTVEVRVHQWSSGSYLEDQDMWWLSGIFRDVTLLARPEAALDDFFVHAGYDHATGAGRLVVETAGPGVRLSVPELGLHDVDPVGPHLIDHVEPWSAEVPRRYEAELRGERETVRLRIGFRSVAVGDGLLTVNGGPVTLRGVNRHEWHPEHGRALDRETMLADVLLMKRHHVNAVRTSHYPPHPAFLDLCDEYGLYVVDECDLETHGFEQIGWRGNPSDDPRWHDALLDRIARTVERDKNHPSVLLWSLGNESGTGRNLEAMAHWCRTRDPERPIHYEGDRDSGYVDVYSRMYATHEEVDAIGRRAEEPTGDRSLDPHRRALPFVLCEYAHAMGNGPGGLGEYQQLIDRHPRVQGGFVWEWIDHGIARTDDRGRRWYAYGGDFGEELHDGNFVADGLLFPDRTPSPGLVEYAKVIAPVRLEPEGEGKALRVRNDYDVRSLAHLALDWTLERDGTAVARGALDLPPLEPGADVSLPLDPIPRPSPGSPGSELWLTVSARLAKDEPWADAGHEVAWTQLRLDAGASTASTASTASTTDPAPRTPDPDGLLRAVADARLDVWRAPTDNDRGGQEHALARVWELAGLHRMRHRTVDEVTADGVRTVRSRVAPAASDLGLLATYRWHAEGGGLRLDLTVEPDGGPARWGDLTLPRLGLHLALPDTLVDVTWFGLGPGESYRDSRAAARVGRWAMPVAALQTPYLRPQENGNRSDVRWAEFTDRHGAGLRVETCPRAGAATGAATGAATFDFAARPWTNAAMAAARHPHELEPDGLLHLFLDLAHDGLGTASCGPGALPEHRLHPGRAKLSLRFLPVRAR